A DNA window from Castanea sativa cultivar Marrone di Chiusa Pesio chromosome 7, ASM4071231v1 contains the following coding sequences:
- the LOC142644257 gene encoding uncharacterized protein LOC142644257, which produces MLVEDLHKPTKEKKERVQVHQVMVDPSWMDPLVLFLKEGILPNKKGEANKGLDIVGPFPKVVGNRKWLLVGTDYFTKWVEAEPLSNIRDLDTKKFVWKNIVTRYSTPAYLQGNGQTKAVNKVIVNGLKKRLDKTEGRWVEELPHVLWTYRTTSCRSIGEILFSMTYGTEVVTPLETGFPTLRTSMFTPDNNDRLLKRSLDLVDERREAAMVQLAYY; this is translated from the exons ATGCTCGTTGAAGATTTGCATAAGCCTACCAAGGAGAAGAAGGAGAGGGTCCAAGTTCACCAGGTCATGGTTGATCCTAGCTGGATGGATCCTTTGGTCCTGTTTCTCAAGGAAGGTATTCTACCTAACAAGAAGGGGGAAGCAAATAAG ggcttggacattgtaggacCATTTCCTAAAGTTGTAGGAAACCGAAAATGGCTTCTGGTCGGAACtgactatttcactaagtgggtggaagctgaACCACTGTCTAATATTAGAGATCTGGATACAAAgaagtttgtgtggaagaacattgtcactCG ATATTCAACTCCAGCCTATCTGCAAGGAAATGGGCAGACTAAGGCagttaacaaagtcatagtgaatggacttaagaagaggttggataaGACAGAGGGtagatgggtggaagagctgccacatgttctatggacatatcgaactacttCTTGTCGATCAATAGGAGAAATACTCTTCTCAATGACCTATGGGACCGAGGTAGTGACCCctttagaaactgggttcccaacactAAGAACAAGCATGTTCACCCCTGACAACAATGATAGGTTATTGAAGAGAAGCCTAGATTTGGTTGATGAGCGAAGGGAAGCAGCCATGGTTCAGTTGGCATATTACTAG
- the LOC142642153 gene encoding 3-oxo-Delta(4,5)-steroid 5-beta-reductase-like, translating to MCVCVYIYIYKRGYKRLHAYPSQIHWKFGTSITAKNRRTSPRLAAATLNSIYFNNSNPPILSSSCVQCTQDKTHRYIHLSLSAVTTMSWWWAGAIGAAKKKTDYSVATPRYQSVALIIGVTGIVGNSLAEILPLSDTPGGPWKVYGVARRPRPPWTANYPVEYIQCDILDAQESHSKLSNLTDVTHVFYVTWANVHEEAENCKVNADMLRNVLNLIIPNAPNLKHICLQTGRKHYIGPFDLFGKIKPHEPPFHEDLPRLEVPNFYYSLEDVLFEEVKKKEGLNWSIHRPGTIFGFSPYSLMNIVGSLCAYAAICKHEGTVLRFPGSRAAWEGYCDASDADLVAEHQIWAAVDPYAKNEAFNCSNGDVFKWKHLWKVLAEQFGVQCGEFDEKFNLSLQGMMKNKGPVWEEIVREKGLVPTKLEDVGAWWFVDVVLGSETLLDCMNKSKEHGFVGFRNSKTSFHYWICKMRTHGIVP from the exons atgtgtgtgtgtgtatatatatatatatataaaagaggatACAAAAGATTACATGCCTATCCATCACAAATACATTGGAAATTTGGAACATCTATCACTGCAAAGAACAGAAGAACAAGCCCACGCTTGGCTGCAGCAACTCTTAACTctatatatttcaacaattccaACCCCCCCATTCTCTCTTCTTCGTGTGTACAGTGTACCCAAGATAAAACACACAGATATATACATCTTTCTTTATCTGCAGTCACAACAATGAGCTGGTGGTGGGCTGGAGCAATAGGTGCTGCCAAG AAAAAGACCGACTACAGTGTTGCAACACCGCGGTACCAGAGCGTGGCTCTAATCATTGGTGTGACTGGCATAGTCGGCAATAGCCTTGCCGAGATCCTGCCACTCTCTGATACTCCTGGTGGGCCGTGGAAGGTCTATGGTGTGGCTCGCCGCCCCCGCCCTCCCTGGACTGCCAACTACCCTGTTGAGTACATCCAGTGTGACATATTGGATGCCCAAGAATCCCATTCCAAGCTCTCAAATCTCACGGATGTCACACACGTTTTCTACGTGACATGGGCCAATGTGCATGAGGAAGCTGAAAACTGTAAGGTCAATGCTGACATGTTGCGCAATGTTCTCAATCTTATCATCCCAAATGCACcaaatttaaaacatatttgCTTGCAAACTGGTAGAAAACACTATATTGGCCCTTTCGATTTGTTTGGGAAAATTAAGCCCCATGAACCTCCCTTTCATGAAGACCTTCCAAGATTGGAAGTACCCAATTTTTACTATTCGCTGGAAGATGTTTTGTTTGAGGaggtgaagaagaaagagggtTTGAATTGGTCAATTCATAGGCCTGGAACGATATTTGGGTTTTCGCCTTATAGTTTGATGAACATTGTTGGGAGTTTATGCGCTTATGCGGCGATTTGTAAACATGAAGGCACAGTATTGAGGTTTCCGGGGAGTCGTGCAGCGTGGGAAGGGTATTGTGATGCCTCAGATGCAGATTTGGTTGCTGAGCATCAGATATGGGCGGCAGTGGATCCTTACGCGAAGAATGAGGCGTTTAATTGTAGCAATGGGGACGTGTTCAAGTGGAAGCACTTATGGAAGGTTTTGGCAGAACAGTTTGGAGTGCAGTGTGGGGAATTTGATGAGAAGTTTAACTTGAGCTTGCAAGGGATGATGAAGAATAAGGGTCCAGTGTGGGAGGAGATTGTGAGGGAGAAGGGCTTGGTGCCTACAAAATTGGAAGATGTTGGGGCTTGGTGGTTTGTTGATGTGGTTCTTGGGAGTGAGACACTTTTGGATTGCATGAACAAGAGCAAAGAGCATGGATTTGTGGGGTTCAGGAACTCAAAGACATCGTTCCATTATTGGATTTGTAAGATGAGAACTCACGGAATTGTTCCGTAG
- the LOC142643713 gene encoding uncharacterized protein LOC142643713 encodes MSASILVAEAVWKDIESTRSVSNDQLSILLFLFGKNFERATRIVDQRGVKRISGEPSGRLIFQVVGESQRKEEYFCFAECYCACYSFFYDIVNRGEQLCCKHQLAARLAASLGTCIEVKVSDEKLALLLSKL; translated from the exons ATGAGTGCAAGTATTCTGGTAGCTGAGGCAGTGTGGAAGGACATTGAGTCCACTCGTTCAG TGTCCAATGATCAGCTCTCCAT CTTGCTTTTCTTGTTTGGTAAGAACTTTGAGCGAGCCACAAGGATAGTAGATCAAAGAGGTGTCAAGAGGATTTCTGGTGAGCCTAGCGGGCGGTTAATCTTTCAG GTTGTGGGAGAATCACAGAGGAAGGAGGAATATTTCTGCTTTGCTGAATGCTATTGTGCATGTTATTCGTTCTTCTATGACATTGTAAATAGAGGGGAACAACTATGT TGTAAGCATCAATTAGCTGCAAGACTAGCTGCATCCTTGGGAACTTGCATTGAAGTTAAGGTGTCTGATGAGAAGTTAGCTCTATTGCTATCAAAACTCTGA
- the LOC142644256 gene encoding uncharacterized protein LOC142644256, translating into MKNLWDPSVKINSLILSEGEITKSAYTFIQSYDDALVVTLRIGGYDVKKVLVDQGGGAEIMYHDLYRGLKLKPEDLACYDPPLVGFDGKTVILKGQIRLPVQAGSEVEKVDFIIVDAYSPYTAIMARPWLHAMGAVSFTLHLNVKYPSGDQVEELIWSQSMA; encoded by the exons ATGAAGAATTTGTGGGATCCCAGTGTCAAGATCAATTCCTTAATCTTGAGTGAAGGAGAGATCACGAAGTCAGCATACACATTTATACAA TCATATGATGATGCCCtggtggttaccctcaggattgGAGGGTATGATGTGAAGAAGGTCTTGGTAGATCAAGGCGGTGGTGCAGAGATCATGTACCATGATCTATATAGGGGGCTCAAGCTGAAGCCTGAAGACCTGGCCTGCTATGATCCTCCTCTAGTGGGGTTTGATGGGAAAACAGTCATCCTAAAGGGCCAAATCAGATTACCTGTTCAGGCAGGGTCAGAAGTCGAGAAAGTGGACTTCATTATAGTAGATGCATATTCCCCCTATACTGCTATtatggcaagaccttggcttcatgccatgggaGCTGTTTCTTTCACCTTGCACTTGAATGTGAAGTATCCATCAGGAGATCAAGTTGAGGAGCTAATCTGGAGTCAATCTATGGCCTGA